Proteins co-encoded in one Ooceraea biroi isolate clonal line C1 chromosome 9, Obir_v5.4, whole genome shotgun sequence genomic window:
- the LOC105276249 gene encoding LOW QUALITY PROTEIN: dnaJ homolog subfamily B member 13 (The sequence of the model RefSeq protein was modified relative to this genomic sequence to represent the inferred CDS: deleted 1 base in 1 codon) → MISRVSKRDFDIFASRNKCSCATHGVNYYKVLSLERHCNDVEIKRAYRRCAIRYNPAREKNGGAEAIFALAAEAYDVLSDPLRRAVYDQYGEEGLKNGVPRPEGFVKPYVYHGEPMRTFREFFANENPYGDLLNILTESQPLFDFPEGRGIKRKEEPLIKILFLTLSEVFFGGIKKIKIQRLVLAGDDKSTTVSMGKILTVPIKPGIPAGTKIVFSEKGDQGPTKIPADVIFVTEDRPHKTFRREGSDLRTTVDIFLREALTGTVLTLDTIDDRILRIPITSIVTPDYTKRLPGEGMPFPANPKRRGDLILGFNIEFPVYMPISSKNHIKRAFKVSRVKNIEGAEYINRPILANKMNVDEGVLLRRNTNDEADRLKVTCNLIIAPTNILLYHDSCLFLRVSTQ, encoded by the exons ATGATTTCTCGAGTTTCCAAAAGAGACTTTGATATATTTGCATCACGTAATAAATGCAGTTGTGCTACACATGGTGTAAACTATTATAAAGTATTGTCACTGGAAAGACATTGTAACGACGTAGAGATCAAACGGGC ATACCGACGATGCGCTATACGGTATAACCCCGCACGGGAAAAGAATGGAGGTGCCGAGGCGATTTTCGCCTTAGCAGCTGAAGCGTATGACGTGCTCTCAGATCCTCTTAGAAGGGCCGTGTATGATCAATACGGTGAAGAGGGTCTTAAAAATGGTGTGCCGAGACCAGAAGGATTTGTGAAACCTTACGTTTATCACGGCGAGCCGATGCGAACCTTTAG GGAATTTTTTGCGAATGAAAATCCATACGGCGatcttttgaatattttaacagAGTCTCAACCTCTGTTTGACTTTCCCGAAGGTCGAGGTATAAAACGGAAGGAAGAACCCTTGATCAAAATCTTGTTTCTAACTCTTTCGGAG GTATTTTTCGGtggaataaagaaaataaagatacaaaGATTGGTCTTAGCTGGCGATGATAAGTCAACAACGGTATCGATGGGGAAAATCTTGACGGTACCCATCAAGCCAGGAATCCCAGCGGGTACTAAAATAGTCTTTTCAGAAAAAGGTGATCAAGGGCCCACAAAGATACCCG CGGATGTAATCTTCGTGACGGAGGATCGGCCTCACAAAACATTCCGGCGAGAGGGTTCGGATCTACGTACGACGGTCGATATCTTTTTGAGGGAGGCGCTGACCGGAACAGTGCTCACGCTTGATACCATCGATGATAGAATCCTGCGGATCCCGATAACGTCGATCGTTAC GCCAGATTACACCAAACGTTTGCCAGGCGAAGGTATGCCCTTTCCCGCAAATCCAAAGCGAAGAGGCGATCTAATACTCGGATTTAATATCGAGTTTCCGGTTTATATGCCAATATCCAGCAAGAATCATATCAAAAGAGCCTTCAAAGTGTCTCGTGTC AAGAATATTGAAGGTGCTGAATATATTAATCGTCCTATATTGGCCAATAAAATGAACGTCGACGAAGGTGTTTTACTCCGACGAAATACGAACGATGAAGCGGATCGATTAAAAGTcacatgtaatttaataatcgcaCCCACAAACATACTTTTGTATCATGATTCGTGTTTATTTCTCCGCGTATCCACGCAATAA
- the LOC105276247 gene encoding folliculin-interacting protein 1 isoform X2 translates to MVFGTVAMTYRGSSFKVHSMSSPPCIMCTKIFPATEHNTCKPSERVSDEGLGRSMHVDSASSNVSGPSIFSRPSSGNLSGNDSHGGARKSSTCSSIGSSWDIDVAPPMGSSQSLESNGSSGIGSLTSLRRRWLRAVSTSLGRSDSDDLRDVFGMQHCSENGTDGRDGHAKRHKTRLGLTMLVRLAQGHESQLETRLLEHMALLEGMLDRIRYFCIEASNGMQLADRLSRGTSRFVISLLRILFDVNSDTGIRAPLLWHDVLLNSAMMKEKTNVSLLYRGLQQMYHLFDELDTKSTNFFLSTVVTAVLTHHLGWVYTVLSPRDRQMIEKLGSWYSCNPLWAQLGDLYGALGNPLKVVHTVVTGDSRKSDLINSVLSFLSYFIRSGAIRKCREYRCLSQQDVQQATNLLEQARSKRPYLFSNRRPACTLNDRDTLIQRSRVPPSRKPIRSSGDPAINDVNAPRYSEERPRISRSISPFKRSDTVKSDLDAFMTKSTEALADLKFPVKEFPLSENRVSEKYESVQDARLAKDKQESFTRSRVKIIVGEIESRKSITPKAPKPRDHSEDPLQNLEKKLDAHGIEESLATGKSEHRRLRSDPIDPLKTLNYNKSQLPFDADHGFLDEFKESQVFFTLGGEDKSTKLPSRPRLGNNCQCSYIFTRVPSTSAQLPEGVLRKIIQRNFPESSKGIQPPPGAASATDGRSIGFCLKCNGQGYAASQDYDGSKQVLETPTNATEVLRTCGNSEGGRNVELTRSNSLEALMEASSVVELPMPQSRKISASKSTWAEQIGFTKTLLQNRITNDEGNICDAGYTWGLVLQGITKRKKRRKRKKPSENEKDNETEPDEKWWSCMREEVVASARLPTIDQPVAEALCVLADLDTCHVGILSNNAPCQSSPLPVGMSRLVSNMLECFAYVWRKYHSPTHCIAILEAKLRELWLRSEVLAEMMMSVEECDANVNNLTNALDLDAADIPLLLAVATTHSPEIAQRFGLVLT, encoded by the exons ATGGTGTTTGGCACCGTGGCGATGACGTACAGAGGATCGTCGTTCAAG gtTCATTCAATGAGTTCCCCGCCATGCATCATGTGCACCAAAATTTTTCCAGCGACGGAACATAACACGTGCAAACCCAG TGAAAGAGTCTCCGACGAAGGATTAGGACGATCGATGCATGTAGATTCTGCCTCTAGTAACGTTAGCGGACCATCTATTT TCTCGCGACCGAGTTCCGGTAATCTGTCCGGTAATGACTCGCACGGTGGTGCACGGAAAAGTTCGACGTGCTCGAGTATCGGCAGCAGTTGGGACATAGACGTAGCTCCGCCGATGGGCA GTTCGCAATCGTTGGAGAGTAACGGATCGTCCGGCATTGGCAGTCTAACCAGCTTACGCAGAAGATGGTTGAGGGCGGTCTCGACTTCGCTCGGCCGATCGGACTCGGACGATCTTCGGGACGTCTTCGGGATGCAGCACTGCAGTGAAAACGGGACCGACGGACGCGATGGACACGCGAAGCGTCACAAAACCAGACTCGGTTTAACCATGTTAGTGCGGCTGGCTCAAGGCCACGAGAG TCAGTTAGAGACGCGTCTTTTGGAACACATGGCTCTCTTGGAAGGAATGCTAGATCGAATACGATATTTTTGCATCGAGGCTAGCAACGGGATGCAGCTGGCTGATAGATTGTCCAGAGGAACGTCACGATTTGTCATTTCGTTGTTGCGCATACTTTTCGACGTTAATTCCGATACCGGTATCCGCGCTCCTTTGTTGTGGCACGACGTTTTACTCAACTCCGCGATGATGAAGGAGAAGACTAACGTATCGCTCTTGTATCGCGGTTTGCAGCAGATGTATCATTTGTTCGACGAGCTCGACACAAAGTCCACAAATTT TTTTCTCAGCACCGTCGTGACTGCCGTGTTAACGCATCATCTCGGTTGGGTGTACACCGTGCTATCCCCGCGTGATCGGCAAATG aTTGAGAAATTGGGCAGCTGGTACTCTTGTAATCCATTGTGGGCACAGCTTGGTGATCTGTATGGCGCACTAGGCAATCCCCTCAAAGTGGTGCATACCGTCGTCACGGGCGACTCTCGGAAGAGCGATCTAATTAATTCCGTCCTGTCGTTTCTATCCTACTTTATCCGCAGCGGAGCGATACGGAAATGCCGAGAATATCGTTGTCTGTCGCAGCAAGATGTGCAGCAGGCGACGAATCTGTTGGAACAAGCGCGCAGCAAACGACCGTACTTGTTTAGCAATAGGAGGCCAGCGTGCACGTTGAACGATCGCGATACCTTGATCCAGAGATCGCGCGTTCCACCATCGCGCAAGCCGATACGCTCGTCCGGCGATCCTGCGATCAACGACGTTAACGCGCCGCGATATTCGGAAGAACGGCCAAGGATCTCGCGATCGATCAGCCCCTTCAAGCGTAGCGACACCGTAAAATCCGATCTCGACGCGTTCATGACGAAATCGACCGAGGCGTTAGCGGACTTGAAGTTTCCAGTGAAAGAGTTTCCATTATCCGAGAATCGCGTGAGCGAAAAATACGAATCGGTGCAGGATGCCCGATTGGCGAAAGACAAGCAGGAGAGTTTCACGCGGAGCAGAGTGAAAATAATCGTTGGCGAAATTGAATCGCGAAAGAGCATCACGCCGAAGGCGCCGAAGCCGCGAGATCATTCGGAGGATCCGTTGCAAAACTTGGAGAAAAAACTGGATGCGCACGGTATCGAAGAGAGCCTCGCGACCGGCAAGTCCGAACATCGTCGACTGCGGAGCGATCCTATCGACCCGCTTAAAACGCTTAATTACAACAAATCGCAATTACCGTTTGACGCGGATCACGGATTCCTTGATGAATTCAAGGAATCGCAGGTTTTCTTTACTCTCGGAGGTGAAGATAAATCTACGAAATTACCGTCGAGACCGCGGCTGGGTAACAACTGTCAATGTTCTTATATCTTTACGAGAGTGCCGAGTACGTCCGCGCAACTTCCGGAAGGCGTTCTCAGGAAGATCATCCAACGAAACTTTCCCGAATCGTCAAAGGGTATACAACCACCCCCAGGAGCAGCGTCCGCCACGGACGGCAGATCTATAGGCTTCTGCCTCAAGTGCAATGGTCAAGGATACGCTGCTTCGCAGGATTATGACGGTAGCAAGCAGGTATTGGAAACACCGACAAACGCGACCGAGGTGTTGCGCACCTGCGGAAATTCCGAGGGAGGTAGAAACGTGGAATTGACGCGATCAAACAGCCTTGAAGCTCTGATGGAGGCCAGCAGCGTGGTGGAGTTACCAATGCCACA GTCGAGAAAGATCTCAGCGAGCAAATCTACTTGGGCCGAGCAGATAGGGTTCACGAAAACCCTTCTGCAAAACAGGATAACGAACGACGAAGGCAACATTTGCGACGCGGGCTACACGTGGGGTTTGGTGTTACAGGGCATTaccaagagaaagaaaaggagaaaaaggaagaaacctTCGGAAAACGAAAAAGACAATGAAACCGAGCCGGACGAGAAGTGGTGGTCGTGCATGCGGGAGGAGGTCGTAGCAAGCGCTCGATTGCCGACGATTGATCAACCAGTCGCGGAAGCACTTTGCGTGCTGGCCGATCTAGACACGTGCCACGTTGGAATCTTGTCGAATAATGCACCTTGCCAAAGTTCTCCCTTGCCAGTTGGAATGTCGCGTCTGGTGTCCAACATGTTGGAATGCTTCGCCTATGTATGGCGTAAATACCACTCCCCTACTCAT TGTATAGCTATTTTGGAAGCAAAACTAAGGGAATTATGGTTGCGAAGCGAAGTACTAGCAGAGATGATGATGTCCGTGGAAGAATGCGACGCCAACGTGAACAACTTGACCAATGCTCTCGATCTCGATGCAGCCGACATACCACTTTTACTCGCAGTCGCGACCACTCATTCGCCGGAAATAGCACAACGATTTGGCCTTGTCCTAACTTGA
- the LOC105276247 gene encoding folliculin-interacting protein 1 isoform X1 has protein sequence MPLLDKLLPARRSSPRDSAENLVSSARTAENDGDYVLRLGTDQVRILLFRECEWRGRKLLFDSTTVQKYQSKNKTIWTAVNDNGEENCKTSFNIKTARDFERDKTIEDDVNLLSEMVFGTVAMTYRGSSFKVHSMSSPPCIMCTKIFPATEHNTCKPSERVSDEGLGRSMHVDSASSNVSGPSIFSRPSSGNLSGNDSHGGARKSSTCSSIGSSWDIDVAPPMGSSQSLESNGSSGIGSLTSLRRRWLRAVSTSLGRSDSDDLRDVFGMQHCSENGTDGRDGHAKRHKTRLGLTMLVRLAQGHESQLETRLLEHMALLEGMLDRIRYFCIEASNGMQLADRLSRGTSRFVISLLRILFDVNSDTGIRAPLLWHDVLLNSAMMKEKTNVSLLYRGLQQMYHLFDELDTKSTNFFLSTVVTAVLTHHLGWVYTVLSPRDRQMIEKLGSWYSCNPLWAQLGDLYGALGNPLKVVHTVVTGDSRKSDLINSVLSFLSYFIRSGAIRKCREYRCLSQQDVQQATNLLEQARSKRPYLFSNRRPACTLNDRDTLIQRSRVPPSRKPIRSSGDPAINDVNAPRYSEERPRISRSISPFKRSDTVKSDLDAFMTKSTEALADLKFPVKEFPLSENRVSEKYESVQDARLAKDKQESFTRSRVKIIVGEIESRKSITPKAPKPRDHSEDPLQNLEKKLDAHGIEESLATGKSEHRRLRSDPIDPLKTLNYNKSQLPFDADHGFLDEFKESQVFFTLGGEDKSTKLPSRPRLGNNCQCSYIFTRVPSTSAQLPEGVLRKIIQRNFPESSKGIQPPPGAASATDGRSIGFCLKCNGQGYAASQDYDGSKQVLETPTNATEVLRTCGNSEGGRNVELTRSNSLEALMEASSVVELPMPQSRKISASKSTWAEQIGFTKTLLQNRITNDEGNICDAGYTWGLVLQGITKRKKRRKRKKPSENEKDNETEPDEKWWSCMREEVVASARLPTIDQPVAEALCVLADLDTCHVGILSNNAPCQSSPLPVGMSRLVSNMLECFAYVWRKYHSPTHCIAILEAKLRELWLRSEVLAEMMMSVEECDANVNNLTNALDLDAADIPLLLAVATTHSPEIAQRFGLVLT, from the exons ATGCCGTTGCTCGATAAACTCCTGCCTGCGAGGAGGAGCAGTCCGCGCGACAGTGCCGAGAACTTGGTGTCCAGTGCGCGAACAGCTGAGAATGATGG AGATTATGTGTTACGTCTCGGAACGGATCAAGtgcgaattttgttatttcgGGAATGCGAATGGCGCGGTAGAAAACTTCTATTTGATTCGACGACCGTGCAAAAGTACCAAAGTAAGAATAAAACTATATGGACGGCGGTGAATGACAATGGGGAAGAAAACTGCAAGACTTCATTCAACATAAAGACTGCTCGCGATTTCGAG cGAGATAAAACGATCGAGGATGACGTAAACTTGCTGAGTGAAATGGTGTTTGGCACCGTGGCGATGACGTACAGAGGATCGTCGTTCAAG gtTCATTCAATGAGTTCCCCGCCATGCATCATGTGCACCAAAATTTTTCCAGCGACGGAACATAACACGTGCAAACCCAG TGAAAGAGTCTCCGACGAAGGATTAGGACGATCGATGCATGTAGATTCTGCCTCTAGTAACGTTAGCGGACCATCTATTT TCTCGCGACCGAGTTCCGGTAATCTGTCCGGTAATGACTCGCACGGTGGTGCACGGAAAAGTTCGACGTGCTCGAGTATCGGCAGCAGTTGGGACATAGACGTAGCTCCGCCGATGGGCA GTTCGCAATCGTTGGAGAGTAACGGATCGTCCGGCATTGGCAGTCTAACCAGCTTACGCAGAAGATGGTTGAGGGCGGTCTCGACTTCGCTCGGCCGATCGGACTCGGACGATCTTCGGGACGTCTTCGGGATGCAGCACTGCAGTGAAAACGGGACCGACGGACGCGATGGACACGCGAAGCGTCACAAAACCAGACTCGGTTTAACCATGTTAGTGCGGCTGGCTCAAGGCCACGAGAG TCAGTTAGAGACGCGTCTTTTGGAACACATGGCTCTCTTGGAAGGAATGCTAGATCGAATACGATATTTTTGCATCGAGGCTAGCAACGGGATGCAGCTGGCTGATAGATTGTCCAGAGGAACGTCACGATTTGTCATTTCGTTGTTGCGCATACTTTTCGACGTTAATTCCGATACCGGTATCCGCGCTCCTTTGTTGTGGCACGACGTTTTACTCAACTCCGCGATGATGAAGGAGAAGACTAACGTATCGCTCTTGTATCGCGGTTTGCAGCAGATGTATCATTTGTTCGACGAGCTCGACACAAAGTCCACAAATTT TTTTCTCAGCACCGTCGTGACTGCCGTGTTAACGCATCATCTCGGTTGGGTGTACACCGTGCTATCCCCGCGTGATCGGCAAATG aTTGAGAAATTGGGCAGCTGGTACTCTTGTAATCCATTGTGGGCACAGCTTGGTGATCTGTATGGCGCACTAGGCAATCCCCTCAAAGTGGTGCATACCGTCGTCACGGGCGACTCTCGGAAGAGCGATCTAATTAATTCCGTCCTGTCGTTTCTATCCTACTTTATCCGCAGCGGAGCGATACGGAAATGCCGAGAATATCGTTGTCTGTCGCAGCAAGATGTGCAGCAGGCGACGAATCTGTTGGAACAAGCGCGCAGCAAACGACCGTACTTGTTTAGCAATAGGAGGCCAGCGTGCACGTTGAACGATCGCGATACCTTGATCCAGAGATCGCGCGTTCCACCATCGCGCAAGCCGATACGCTCGTCCGGCGATCCTGCGATCAACGACGTTAACGCGCCGCGATATTCGGAAGAACGGCCAAGGATCTCGCGATCGATCAGCCCCTTCAAGCGTAGCGACACCGTAAAATCCGATCTCGACGCGTTCATGACGAAATCGACCGAGGCGTTAGCGGACTTGAAGTTTCCAGTGAAAGAGTTTCCATTATCCGAGAATCGCGTGAGCGAAAAATACGAATCGGTGCAGGATGCCCGATTGGCGAAAGACAAGCAGGAGAGTTTCACGCGGAGCAGAGTGAAAATAATCGTTGGCGAAATTGAATCGCGAAAGAGCATCACGCCGAAGGCGCCGAAGCCGCGAGATCATTCGGAGGATCCGTTGCAAAACTTGGAGAAAAAACTGGATGCGCACGGTATCGAAGAGAGCCTCGCGACCGGCAAGTCCGAACATCGTCGACTGCGGAGCGATCCTATCGACCCGCTTAAAACGCTTAATTACAACAAATCGCAATTACCGTTTGACGCGGATCACGGATTCCTTGATGAATTCAAGGAATCGCAGGTTTTCTTTACTCTCGGAGGTGAAGATAAATCTACGAAATTACCGTCGAGACCGCGGCTGGGTAACAACTGTCAATGTTCTTATATCTTTACGAGAGTGCCGAGTACGTCCGCGCAACTTCCGGAAGGCGTTCTCAGGAAGATCATCCAACGAAACTTTCCCGAATCGTCAAAGGGTATACAACCACCCCCAGGAGCAGCGTCCGCCACGGACGGCAGATCTATAGGCTTCTGCCTCAAGTGCAATGGTCAAGGATACGCTGCTTCGCAGGATTATGACGGTAGCAAGCAGGTATTGGAAACACCGACAAACGCGACCGAGGTGTTGCGCACCTGCGGAAATTCCGAGGGAGGTAGAAACGTGGAATTGACGCGATCAAACAGCCTTGAAGCTCTGATGGAGGCCAGCAGCGTGGTGGAGTTACCAATGCCACA GTCGAGAAAGATCTCAGCGAGCAAATCTACTTGGGCCGAGCAGATAGGGTTCACGAAAACCCTTCTGCAAAACAGGATAACGAACGACGAAGGCAACATTTGCGACGCGGGCTACACGTGGGGTTTGGTGTTACAGGGCATTaccaagagaaagaaaaggagaaaaaggaagaaacctTCGGAAAACGAAAAAGACAATGAAACCGAGCCGGACGAGAAGTGGTGGTCGTGCATGCGGGAGGAGGTCGTAGCAAGCGCTCGATTGCCGACGATTGATCAACCAGTCGCGGAAGCACTTTGCGTGCTGGCCGATCTAGACACGTGCCACGTTGGAATCTTGTCGAATAATGCACCTTGCCAAAGTTCTCCCTTGCCAGTTGGAATGTCGCGTCTGGTGTCCAACATGTTGGAATGCTTCGCCTATGTATGGCGTAAATACCACTCCCCTACTCAT TGTATAGCTATTTTGGAAGCAAAACTAAGGGAATTATGGTTGCGAAGCGAAGTACTAGCAGAGATGATGATGTCCGTGGAAGAATGCGACGCCAACGTGAACAACTTGACCAATGCTCTCGATCTCGATGCAGCCGACATACCACTTTTACTCGCAGTCGCGACCACTCATTCGCCGGAAATAGCACAACGATTTGGCCTTGTCCTAACTTGA
- the LOC113562624 gene encoding uncharacterized protein LOC113562624 → MESDESVSRFAEKSKHVRRVDLLNNNTKIYMRIHIVCAVVTKRNVKTFYLLANTDEASEICKRERRTRDRTDRGKIIVVVSAAETKPPASNKKLKKKIDDDVSLCNVTSSVHSVRMKDSVDEDGKENTGEKRIPSESKLSRGNCETDKIFPQQQQRTRANRSPRRESAAIPTLLCIDDRLVDAAATGVKPKIPRPANAFMLFANEWRRKLAAENPRESNKDISVRLVVQKQSLSSLLYFLFFSFLFFVIRGVACFVD, encoded by the coding sequence ATGGAATCTGATGAAAGCGTCTCAAGATTTGCCGAAAAAAGTAAGCACGTGAGACGAGTTGATCTTCTAAACAATAACACAAAGATATATATGCGCATACACATTGTATGTGCAGTTGTAACGAAAAGAAATGTCAAAACTTTCTATCTGTTGGCAAACACAGATGAAGCGAGTGAAATTTGCAAACGGGAGAGACGTACTCGCGACAGGACCGATCGCGGAAAAATCATCGTCGTGGTATCAGCGGCAGAAACAAAACCACCCGCTTCtaataagaaattgaagaagaaGATCGACGATGACGTTAGTCTCTGCAACGTTACTTCCTCTGTACATTCTGTACGGATGAAGGATTCTGTGGATGAAGACGGCAAGGAAAACACGGGGGAAAAGCGCATTCCCAGCGAGTCAAAGCTATCGCGTGGCAACTGCGAGACGGACAAGATTTTTccgcagcaacagcagcggACGCGGGCGAATCGATCGCCTAGACGCGAAAGCGCTGCTATTCCAACGTTGTTATGCATCGACGATAGACTCGTGGATGCGGCAGCGACTGGAGTCAAGCCCAAGATCCCGAGACCGGCGAACGCCTTTATGCTCTTCGCTAATGAATGGCGAAGGAAACTTGCCGCCGAGAATCCTCGCGAATCCAACAAGGATATCAGTGTTAGGCTAGTTGTTCAAAAGCAGAGTTTATCGAGTTTActgtactttttatttttttcttttttattttttgtgatACGTGGTGTCGCATGTTTTGTAGattaa
- the LOC105276245 gene encoding uncharacterized protein LOC105276245, whose amino-acid sequence MHAAVAAVAVHRSPRVTLQKYVQPEIPKSFAPIHYYWKSGVPMDKDTTYRLSYWEGPGTMAEPIRPEDNLTYSDAPMSDETTHKMSYYGNWCVKPDPPITPCDRQWLGRGPIEDLTTHKHDYSWKCMKRSEPFKARNNLYPPCAALSGDTTYRSSYYNSSCLLPVSSYAPLRKYVKSDVPMEGCTTYKLSYWPNENSVKEEQPWSQKREYCRPVTPMDGCTTYKLSYWPHCEKPREPFSRQETDNLLNADCCFNDDTTYRLSYFGCGGDKPPDPIHQPGNILFSPCPLSHDTVNRLSFLGNWCVKPEMPITPCDRQLLGRGPIQDETTQKHDYTWKRVLPATELRPENNLTFSPLPLESCTIQKLSYVPNDHECLLPIKSFAPVRKYQSSDVSMESETTMRLSYQPVEPADRVEKPWTVSTYYPPVNTMEDCTTYNLSYIPPGTLVPLSSCSASCSPANTYKSTSLSIFLLDNISYFEGDKSMRKNKRIALIGSAGRSPRSLIVARRRSKFASGDEIIGARCFLVPRFQGDLDAMAYEGSDTIPHTHLLQQIHMSALCHKVYKRLSRPIAFSSRGKVRVGIKGDFFPLLRSQSISFVCDYLRAFAIALLSHIYIDLSLLPEVYLSRIRMKYVVLITILGLALAQDPNYHGRNYQQDDGQHQTDNRRPTSTTPIPILHWNKQQEHDGTYKTSYETGNNIIAEESGYIKTIGEGEERAEAIVQQGTFSYTSPEGQLITIHYTADETGFHAQGDHIPTPPPVSEEIQKGLDLIYAGIRQQEEEEARAAAQKAQQPLSQQVDRRDDYNRKY is encoded by the exons ATGCATGCTGcagttgctgctgttgctgtgcACCGCAGCCCACGTGTTAC tttacaGAAATATGTTCAACCGGAAATACCAAAATCCTTTGCGCCCATTCAC TATTATTGGAAATCGGGTGTACCGATGGATAAAGATACAACGTATCGTCTCTCCTACTGGGAAGGTCCGGGCACCATGGCCGAACCGATTCGTCCCGAAGATAATCTGACGTACAGTGACGCACCAATGTCCGACGAAACAACACACAAG ATGAGCTACTATGGTAACTGGTGCGTAAAACCAGATCCACCAATAACACCCTGCGACAGGCAGTGGTTAGGTAGAGGTCCGATAGAAGATCTCACGACGCACAAGCACGATTATTCGTGGAAGTGCATGAAACGCTCTGAACCTTTCAAAGCACGGAATAATTTGTATCCTCCCTGTGCTGCTTTGTCTG GCGATACGACGTATCGGTCAAGCTACTACAATTCTTCTTGCTTGCTTCCGGTATCCTCTTACGCACCCCTTAGAAAATATGTCAAATCGGATGTACCGATGGAAGGTTGTACGACGTATAAGCTTAGTTATTGGCCCAACGAAAACTCTGTAAAA GAGGAACAACCATGGAGTCAAAAGAGGGAATATTGTCGTCCAGTCACGCCGATGGATGGATGTACTACTTATAAACTGAGCTACTGGCCTCATTGTGAAAAGCCTCGCGAACCCTTTAGCCGACAGGAGACAGACAACTTGCTGAACGCTGATTGCTGCTTCAACGACGATACCACGTACCGACTCAGCTATTTCGGATGCGGTGGTGACAAGCCGCCGGATCCCATTCACCAGCCTGGCaatatacttttttcaccATGTCCACTCTCCCATGACACCGTCAATCGA TTGAGCTTCCTGGGGAATTGGTGCGTCAAACCAGAAATGCCCATTACACCTTGCGACAGACAGTTGTTAGGTAGAGGCCCGATACAGGATGAAACTACGCAGAAGCACGATTACACCTGGAAGCGAGTGCTACCAGCGACAGAGCTTCGACCGGAGAACAATCTTACTTTCTCGCCCTTGCCGTTAGAAT CCTGCACGattcaaaaattgtcttacGTACCAAACGATCACGAATGTCTATTACCTATTAAATCGTTCGCGCCCGTACGCAAGTACCAGTCATCGGATGTTTCGATGGAATCTGAGACCACGATGCGGCTAAGTTACCAACCCGTAGAGCCAGCGGATCGAGTTGAGAAACCATGGACTGTCAGTACTTACTATCCACCCGTTAATACCATGGAAGATTGTACCACGTACAATCTTAG TTATATTCCGCCAGGGACACTTGTTCCATTATCATCTTGTTCCGCCTCGTGCTCCCCTGCCAACACTTACAAAAGTACatctttatcaatttttctactagataatatttcttactttgA AGGAGACAAGAGTATGCGCAAGAACAAGCGCATTGCGCTAATCGGAAGCGCAGGTCGAAGTCCCAGGTCGTTGATCGTGG CCAGGAGGAGAAGTAAGTTTGCCTCTGGCGATGAGATAATCGGAGCAAGGTGTTTCTTGGTACCAAGATTTCAGGGAGATCTCGATGCTATGGCTTACGAAGGAAGCGACACAATCCCACACACGCACTTACTTCAGCAGATACATATGTCGGCTCTTTGCCATAAAGTATACAAGCGTCTTTCGAGGCCCATCGCCTTCTCGAGTAGGGGTAAAGTGAGAGTCGGTATAAAAGGGGATTTCTTTCCTCTCCTGAGATCGCAGTCGATCTCGTTCGTTTGCGACTATCTTCGTGCGTTTGCTATTGCATTGTTGTCGCACATTTACATCGATCTGTCCTTATTACCTGAGGTGTACCTGTCGCGAATCAGGATGAAATACGTG GTGTTAATAACGATTTTGGGATTAGCATTGGCACAAGATCCAAATTATCACGGACGTAACTATCAGCAGGATGACGGACAACATCAGACTGATAACAGACGACCTACATCCACTACGCCCATCCCGATCTTGCACTGGAACAAGCAACAGGAGCACGACGGAACTTACAAGACCAG TTACGAAACGGGCAACAACATCATTGCCGAAGAAAGCGGCTACATCAAGACCATTGGCGAAGGTGAAGAGCGAGCGGAGGCGATCGTGCAACAAGGCACCTTCTCGTACACGAGTCCCGAGGGACAGCTGATCACCATTCACTATACCGCCGATGAGACTGGCTTTCACGCGCAGGGCGATCACATTCCCACGCCACCACCCGTTAGCGAGGAGATCCAGAAAGGCCTCGACCTCATCTACGCGGGCATCCGTCAGCAAGAG GAGGAAGAAGCTCGTGCAGCCGCGCAAAAGGCACAGCAACCATTGAGCCAACAAGTCGACAGGCGGGACGACTACAACAGAAAGTATTAG